One window of the bacterium genome contains the following:
- a CDS encoding HAD family hydrolase, with protein MKPEAILFDLDDTLTDRRVSLAGYARIFASEFGERLEELSGADLYDRIVSIDQNGYNPRRAEDLHEQLPWISSPGHEQLFDHWTGTYPECCIARLGMRDTLIALRERGIELAVVTNGPALGQRSKLLHLEVVDYFSSVAVSGDDDISKPDARIFERALKPIQVAPEHAWFVGDHPQNDVVGARDAGLTGIWLQANHDWPQDQPGPQHRITALPELLDLL; from the coding sequence GTGAAGCCCGAGGCAATCCTCTTCGACCTGGACGACACGTTGACCGACCGGCGCGTTTCGCTGGCCGGTTACGCGCGCATCTTCGCTTCCGAGTTTGGGGAACGACTCGAGGAGCTTTCCGGCGCCGATCTCTACGACCGGATCGTGAGCATCGACCAGAACGGATACAATCCGCGTCGTGCCGAAGACCTGCACGAGCAATTGCCGTGGATCTCCTCGCCCGGCCACGAGCAGCTTTTCGATCACTGGACCGGGACCTACCCGGAGTGCTGCATCGCGCGGCTCGGGATGCGCGACACGTTGATCGCTTTGCGCGAAAGGGGCATCGAACTGGCTGTCGTGACCAACGGTCCGGCGCTCGGGCAGCGTTCCAAGCTCCTGCACCTGGAAGTGGTGGATTACTTCTCCAGCGTCGCGGTCTCGGGGGATGATGATATATCCAAGCCCGACGCGCGTATCTTCGAGCGCGCGCTCAAGCCGATCCAGGTCGCTCCCGAACACGCCTGGTTCGTCGGCGACCATCCGCAAAATGACGTCGTGGGTGCACGGGACGCGGGGCTGACCGGAATCTGGCTGCAGGCCAACCACGACTGGCCGCAGGATCAGCCCGGGCCGCAGCATCGAATCACGGCGCTGCCCGAACTACTCGATCTGCTCTAG
- the rdgB gene encoding RdgB/HAM1 family non-canonical purine NTP pyrophosphatase produces MRERLARVGVEVETLDAYPDAPEVEETGTTFEENARLKALQTAGATGRWVIAEDSGLCVDALGGAPGIHSARFSGVHGDDAANNEKLLRELAGASRRTAHYACVIALARPDGEVLLTSHGRCDGQIADEPRGKGGFGYDPLFIADRLAPDTMAEVKPEQKQRVSHRAAALRSFLSPFEALIDQIDV; encoded by the coding sequence ATGCGCGAACGCCTGGCCCGTGTAGGAGTCGAGGTCGAAACCCTCGACGCCTACCCGGACGCACCCGAAGTCGAAGAGACGGGAACCACCTTCGAGGAAAACGCTCGCCTGAAAGCCTTGCAAACGGCGGGCGCGACCGGTCGCTGGGTGATTGCCGAGGACTCCGGTCTGTGTGTCGATGCTCTCGGCGGCGCCCCCGGCATCCACTCTGCGCGTTTCTCCGGCGTTCACGGCGACGACGCCGCGAACAACGAAAAACTGCTGCGCGAGCTCGCGGGCGCCAGCCGCCGCACCGCCCACTACGCTTGCGTGATCGCATTGGCCCGGCCCGACGGCGAGGTCCTGCTGACCAGTCATGGCCGCTGCGATGGCCAGATCGCGGATGAGCCGCGCGGCAAGGGCGGTTTCGGCTACGATCCGCTCTTCATCGCCGATCGCCTGGCGCCCGACACCATGGCCGAAGTCAAACCCGAGCAGAAGCAGCGCGTTTCGCATCGCGCCGCCGCACTGCGCAGCTTCCTGTCTCCGTTCGAAGCCCTGATCGATCAGATCGACGTCTGA
- the rph gene encoding ribonuclease PH yields MSRGDGRAADELRPVQIELDFVENPAGSALIRMGRTLVLCTASLGESVPGWLRGGGRGWVTAEYSMLPGSTDTRNDRESAKGKISGRTMEIQRLIGRSLRAVIDLDALGERSITVDCDVLQADGGTRTAAITGGYVALAQACQRIVAAGQLKQSPMIDSVAAISVGIVGGDILLDLPYPEDARADVDMNVVRTGKGRLVEVQGTGEGGTFDRKLLDRMLDLAEKGIDELTQLQREALAR; encoded by the coding sequence GTGAGTCGAGGTGACGGACGCGCAGCCGATGAGCTGCGACCTGTTCAGATCGAACTGGACTTTGTAGAGAATCCGGCCGGTTCCGCACTGATCCGCATGGGCCGCACCCTGGTGCTGTGCACTGCGAGCCTGGGCGAATCGGTGCCCGGCTGGTTGCGAGGCGGCGGGCGCGGTTGGGTGACGGCCGAGTATTCGATGCTTCCGGGTTCGACCGACACGCGCAACGACCGGGAATCCGCAAAGGGCAAGATCTCCGGGCGCACCATGGAGATTCAGCGTCTGATCGGCCGCTCACTGCGCGCGGTGATCGATCTGGATGCCCTCGGCGAGCGAAGCATTACGGTGGACTGCGACGTGCTACAGGCCGATGGCGGCACGCGCACGGCCGCGATCACGGGCGGCTACGTCGCGCTCGCACAGGCCTGCCAGCGCATCGTCGCTGCCGGACAGCTCAAACAGAGTCCGATGATCGACTCGGTTGCCGCGATCTCCGTTGGAATCGTGGGCGGAGACATCCTGCTCGACCTGCCGTATCCCGAAGACGCGCGCGCCGATGTCGACATGAACGTGGTGCGCACGGGCAAGGGGCGACTGGTCGAAGTCCAGGGAACCGGTGAAGGCGGCACCTTCGACCGCAAGCTGCTCGACCGTATGCTCGACCTCGCCGAAAAGGGCATCGACGAGCTCACGCAACTGCAGCGGGAGGCTCTGGCACGTTGA
- a CDS encoding N-acetylmuramoyl-L-alanine amidase, giving the protein MKASLIIPIVTLALSILPQGAYGQQGDHEQAPIVVIDAGHGGDDLGARGRAGLVEKELVLSVANLLGSALQKRGVVVFYTRERDEFVPLAARVQLANRAKADLFLSIHANAAPDTRVSGSESYFLSLDASDAEAMRVAMTENAVYKQEGTNPEGADIVGSILGDLIRTDHLRGSSRVASAIQRKLAPLSGDSRGVKQAPFVVLMGVNMPAALIEIGFLTHPAEERRLKQGKHQRAIATAIADAVEHTLTTPPADAAPMEMME; this is encoded by the coding sequence ATGAAAGCATCCCTCATCATCCCGATCGTGACACTGGCTCTGTCGATCCTCCCTCAGGGTGCCTATGGCCAGCAGGGAGATCACGAGCAGGCTCCGATCGTGGTGATCGACGCCGGTCACGGCGGCGACGACCTGGGTGCGCGCGGTCGCGCCGGGCTCGTTGAAAAGGAACTGGTGCTCTCGGTCGCGAATCTTCTGGGTTCGGCTCTGCAAAAGAGGGGCGTGGTCGTGTTCTACACGCGCGAGCGCGACGAATTCGTGCCGCTGGCCGCGCGCGTGCAACTCGCCAATCGCGCGAAGGCCGATCTCTTCCTTTCGATCCACGCCAACGCCGCGCCCGACACCCGCGTGAGCGGCTCCGAGTCCTACTTTCTGTCCCTGGACGCCAGCGACGCCGAGGCGATGCGAGTGGCCATGACCGAAAACGCCGTGTACAAACAGGAAGGCACGAATCCGGAAGGAGCCGACATCGTCGGATCGATTCTCGGAGACCTGATTCGCACCGACCATCTGCGCGGTTCGAGTCGGGTCGCATCCGCGATCCAGCGCAAGCTGGCGCCGCTTTCCGGAGACAGTCGAGGCGTCAAGCAGGCGCCCTTTGTCGTGCTGATGGGAGTCAATATGCCGGCAGCCCTGATCGAGATCGGGTTCCTGACCCATCCGGCAGAAGAAAGGCGCCTGAAGCAGGGCAAACACCAGCGCGCGATCGCAACGGCTATCGCCGACGCAGTCGAACACACGCTGACCACGCCCCCCGCGGATGCGGCGCCCATGGAGATGATGGAGTGA
- a CDS encoding NAD-dependent malic enzyme, which yields MIRDQPGTLGRLTKTIGDTGVNIGDIVRVRLAGEYNVRDIELYASDDQQIDAMYRAVERLEGVRIEEIFDPVLEIHRGGKIRMRSTVAVERPGDVRMIYTPGVATTCLEIHSNPESVYDYTALGNTVAIVTNGTAILGLGNIGVHAGLPVMEGKAVLFDRLTGLSGIPILIPTRDVNTFVETVIQISPSFGAIQLEDIAAPECFEIERRLISQLPIPVMHDDQHGTAVVVLAALLNATRMTGQELERLTVGVVGLGAAGIGISRLLRSYGIRRVIGSDLRRDAMGRLNELGGESGSLDWMMAEADVVVATTGRPGLIAPEQVREGQIILALSNPNPEIRPEVARNAGAAFAADGRSVNNALGFPGIFRGALQARAKTIDDSMKLAAAATIADFAEPGELVPALLNPDVHLAVAEAVENAVRGGAVAVDPEEWGTS from the coding sequence ATGATCCGCGATCAGCCGGGGACCCTGGGTCGTCTGACCAAGACCATCGGCGACACGGGCGTGAACATCGGCGACATCGTGCGCGTACGCCTCGCCGGTGAGTACAACGTGCGCGACATCGAGCTGTACGCGAGCGACGATCAGCAGATCGATGCCATGTACAGGGCCGTGGAACGCCTGGAGGGTGTGCGGATCGAGGAGATCTTCGACCCGGTGCTCGAAATCCACCGCGGCGGAAAGATCCGCATGCGCAGCACCGTAGCCGTGGAGCGACCCGGCGACGTGCGCATGATCTACACACCGGGCGTCGCGACGACCTGCCTGGAGATTCACAGCAACCCGGAGTCGGTCTATGACTACACGGCGCTGGGAAATACGGTTGCGATCGTCACCAACGGCACGGCGATCCTCGGACTGGGGAACATCGGCGTGCATGCCGGATTGCCCGTGATGGAAGGCAAGGCGGTGCTCTTCGATCGCCTGACCGGACTCAGCGGAATTCCCATCTTGATTCCGACGCGCGACGTGAACACATTCGTCGAGACCGTCATCCAGATCTCGCCCTCGTTTGGCGCGATCCAACTCGAAGACATCGCCGCGCCGGAATGCTTCGAGATCGAGCGCCGCCTGATCTCTCAACTTCCGATCCCGGTCATGCACGACGACCAGCACGGCACGGCCGTGGTGGTGCTGGCCGCGTTGTTAAATGCCACACGCATGACCGGCCAGGAACTCGAGAGACTCACCGTCGGGGTCGTCGGACTGGGCGCGGCAGGCATCGGGATCTCGAGACTCCTGCGTTCCTACGGTATCCGTCGCGTGATCGGCAGCGACCTGAGACGCGACGCGATGGGGCGACTCAATGAACTCGGTGGCGAATCGGGTTCGCTCGACTGGATGATGGCCGAGGCCGACGTCGTGGTCGCCACCACGGGTCGACCTGGCTTGATTGCGCCCGAACAAGTGCGCGAGGGCCAGATCATCCTGGCGCTATCGAACCCGAATCCGGAGATCCGCCCCGAGGTGGCGCGCAATGCAGGGGCGGCATTCGCAGCCGACGGCCGCAGCGTCAATAACGCGCTCGGCTTCCCCGGCATCTTCCGCGGTGCGCTTCAGGCGCGGGCCAAGACGATCGACGATTCGATGAAGCTCGCAGCGGCCGCCACGATCGCCGACTTTGCGGAACCGGGCGAACTGGTCCCGGCCCTGCTCAACCCCGACGTCCACCTGGCCGTGGCCGAAGCCGTCGAAAACGCTGTGCGCGGCGGGGCGGTGGCCGTCGATCCAGAAGAGTGGGGAACTTCGTGA
- a CDS encoding VWA domain-containing protein, protein MTRALCLALALVLSALPVVTRADEPDLQLEIFSPASGAVIGDPGGMAFVSGKALALFGAYQAFDIMFVIDTSESTAAPSGADVDGDGAVGERRGAKFLSIFGKLLPLPNSDRGDSILAAEIEAVHTMLDQLDPRTTRVGIVAFSGDHDPLTPDGYTEVPLTTDFRKVADGLENILDRGPGGLTNMVTAVNLATSELMGMQSAFSEKREHAKRIMMFLTDGFPTLPIEGQRLRNAKMAIRHAVQASKLNIRIDTFAIGEDALSEPVVVVEMARVSDGVFTPVLHPQNLQTVFEEVNFAEVEALEIRNRTTKKMAAYQLQNADGTFSGLVPVQPGRNTLEVYVRATDGTESRRSVTVNFMSDATPQELGPRDRTMRNRLMENRLLDLQQRRLEIETDRDEQMRKDLKAEIEAEREKARKRSEALRKQLQIQVEEKTK, encoded by the coding sequence GTGACTCGCGCGCTCTGCCTCGCACTGGCGCTCGTGCTCAGCGCGCTCCCCGTTGTCACGCGGGCGGACGAACCCGATCTTCAACTAGAAATCTTCTCTCCGGCTTCGGGTGCGGTGATCGGCGATCCCGGAGGCATGGCCTTCGTTTCGGGCAAGGCGCTGGCGTTGTTCGGCGCCTACCAGGCGTTCGACATCATGTTCGTGATCGATACGTCCGAGAGCACGGCGGCGCCCTCCGGTGCCGACGTGGACGGCGACGGTGCAGTGGGTGAGCGACGCGGTGCAAAATTCCTGTCGATTTTCGGCAAACTACTACCGCTGCCCAATAGCGATCGCGGCGACAGCATCCTGGCCGCAGAGATCGAAGCCGTGCACACCATGCTCGATCAACTCGACCCGCGCACGACGCGCGTGGGCATCGTGGCCTTTTCCGGCGACCACGACCCGCTCACGCCCGATGGCTACACGGAAGTCCCGCTGACCACTGACTTCCGCAAGGTCGCAGATGGCCTGGAAAACATTTTGGACCGGGGTCCGGGCGGGCTGACCAATATGGTGACTGCCGTCAACCTGGCAACTAGCGAACTGATGGGCATGCAGAGCGCCTTCAGTGAAAAGCGTGAGCATGCCAAGCGCATCATGATGTTCCTGACCGACGGCTTTCCCACGCTGCCAATAGAGGGTCAAAGGCTCCGAAACGCGAAGATGGCAATCAGGCACGCGGTGCAGGCGTCCAAGCTGAACATCCGCATCGACACCTTCGCGATCGGCGAGGACGCGTTGTCGGAACCCGTAGTCGTCGTCGAGATGGCGCGCGTGAGCGACGGAGTGTTCACTCCGGTGCTCCACCCTCAGAACCTGCAGACCGTGTTCGAGGAAGTGAACTTCGCCGAAGTCGAGGCGCTCGAGATCCGCAACCGCACCACGAAAAAGATGGCGGCCTACCAGCTTCAGAACGCCGACGGAACCTTCTCGGGACTGGTTCCGGTTCAACCGGGTCGCAACACCCTGGAAGTCTACGTCCGCGCCACCGACGGAACGGAATCGAGGCGATCGGTGACAGTCAACTTCATGAGCGACGCTACGCCACAGGAACTGGGTCCGCGCGATCGAACGATGCGCAACCGGCTCATGGAAAATCGACTGCTCGATCTCCAGCAACGTCGACTCGAGATCGAAACTGATCGCGACGAGCAGATGCGCAAGGATCTGAAGGCCGAGATCGAGGCCGAACGGGAAAAGGCGCGCAAGCGCTCAGAGGCGCTGCGCAAACAGCTGCAGATTCAGGTCGAAGAAAAGACCAAGTAG
- a CDS encoding YkgJ family cysteine cluster protein — protein sequence MSKNEKKLQNGSARVSGVSEDVESLELPLINLPGAHPCRDCGDCCSYIATEIDDPSTFADYENIHWYLTHKNISVYIDDENDWFIEFRSECEHITESKTCGIYEERPKICEEFSWHECEKSSEERAWKYYFNTYADLIDWMQKKRPKALDTYNKRRKKMLVKRAEASKEESTQKLASELSRPQQQA from the coding sequence ATGTCGAAGAACGAAAAGAAGCTCCAGAACGGTAGCGCGCGAGTCAGTGGCGTGAGTGAAGACGTCGAGTCGCTCGAACTGCCTCTCATCAACTTGCCGGGAGCCCATCCGTGTCGCGATTGCGGAGATTGTTGCAGTTACATCGCGACCGAGATCGACGACCCCTCCACGTTTGCGGATTACGAGAACATCCACTGGTACCTCACGCACAAGAACATCTCCGTCTACATCGACGACGAGAACGACTGGTTCATCGAGTTCCGCTCCGAGTGTGAGCACATCACGGAGAGCAAGACCTGCGGAATCTACGAGGAACGTCCAAAGATCTGCGAAGAGTTCTCCTGGCATGAGTGCGAGAAGAGTTCGGAAGAACGCGCCTGGAAGTACTACTTCAACACCTACGCCGACCTGATCGATTGGATGCAGAAGAAGCGCCCGAAGGCCCTGGATACCTACAACAAGCGGCGCAAGAAGATGCTGGTGAAACGGGCCGAGGCCTCGAAGGAAGAATCGACCCAGAAGCTCGCTTCCGAGCTTTCGCGGCCCCAGCAGCAGGCCTGA